In Pedobacter sp. W3I1, one DNA window encodes the following:
- a CDS encoding RagB/SusD family nutrient uptake outer membrane protein codes for MKRYKIILAITAVVLLQFSCKKDLDPVVYSSLTSTNAFKTKSDAIAAVNAVYARLKGPAVGDNFDYWTVRHFALTDLTTDVGHCSLGGDPGQLSNVQWNSANGLIAEDWRQIYKLISNANNAIFNLSKMTAITAEEKDQFLSEIKFLRAVAYMDLTDAWGPVILATEKDLENPNYTASASLTPLDQIETFLINDLQAVAATLPVNYANNKFYSSNDVGRATKGAALTLLAKLYLRQHQWQKVVDVTKQVMDLKAYSLFPSYVGLFAESNKWCSENIFSVLSDANVNGTELLNHFGPLDHPVLTDRWQYYAVTWDFYNSFDDADDRKKLFFAEYLGVDKLVHKQAPSIGASPPAGTFYMPDVATAKYADPNGANTYYDGHSVNILRYADVLLSRAEAINELSGPNAECIDLINQVKGRSHAKLLVAANYTQTTLKDAILQERGWELFYEGKRRADLMRFGKYEAIVNGYLKRTSQTPTVVMPRDQFFPYPLNQVNINPNLNNAGRQ; via the coding sequence ATGAAAAGATATAAGATTATTCTGGCGATTACTGCAGTTGTACTTTTGCAGTTTTCTTGTAAAAAAGATTTGGATCCAGTAGTATACAGTAGCTTAACAAGTACCAATGCCTTTAAAACAAAATCTGACGCCATTGCTGCGGTAAATGCTGTTTATGCCCGGTTAAAAGGGCCTGCCGTTGGTGATAATTTCGATTATTGGACGGTAAGGCATTTTGCTTTAACTGATTTAACAACCGATGTTGGGCATTGTAGTTTAGGTGGCGATCCGGGTCAGCTTTCTAATGTACAGTGGAATTCGGCCAATGGATTAATCGCAGAAGATTGGAGGCAGATATATAAGCTCATTTCTAATGCAAATAATGCCATTTTTAACCTCTCTAAAATGACTGCTATTACGGCAGAAGAAAAAGATCAATTTCTTTCGGAGATTAAATTTTTAAGAGCAGTTGCTTATATGGATTTAACCGATGCATGGGGCCCTGTGATCTTAGCAACAGAAAAGGATTTAGAAAACCCCAATTATACTGCCAGCGCATCACTTACGCCGCTTGATCAGATCGAAACATTTTTAATAAACGATTTACAAGCAGTAGCTGCGACTTTGCCGGTTAATTATGCTAATAATAAATTCTATTCCAGCAATGATGTTGGCCGTGCAACAAAAGGTGCGGCACTTACCTTATTGGCTAAATTATACCTGCGCCAGCACCAATGGCAAAAAGTAGTAGATGTAACTAAACAGGTAATGGATTTAAAAGCATACTCACTATTTCCAAGTTATGTTGGGCTTTTTGCCGAGAGTAATAAATGGTGCTCGGAGAATATTTTCTCAGTATTAAGTGATGCAAATGTTAACGGAACAGAATTGTTGAACCATTTTGGCCCGCTTGATCACCCTGTATTAACTGATAGATGGCAATATTACGCCGTAACCTGGGATTTTTATAATAGTTTTGATGATGCTGATGATCGTAAGAAACTTTTCTTTGCTGAATATCTGGGCGTTGATAAATTAGTTCACAAACAAGCTCCATCAATTGGTGCATCGCCACCTGCAGGTACCTTTTATATGCCGGATGTGGCCACTGCAAAATACGCAGATCCCAATGGTGCAAACACGTATTACGATGGGCACAGTGTGAATATACTTCGTTATGCTGATGTGTTATTAAGCAGAGCAGAAGCGATAAATGAATTAAGTGGCCCAAATGCTGAGTGTATCGATCTGATCAATCAGGTAAAAGGAAGATCGCATGCTAAGTTATTGGTGGCTGCCAACTATACCCAAACCACGCTTAAAGATGCTATTCTGCAAGAGCGTGGTTGGGAATTATTTTATGAGGGGAAAAGAAGAGCTGATTTAATGAGATTTGGCAAATATGAGGCCATTGTAAATGGATATTTAAAGCGTACGAGCCAAACACCAACGGTTGTGATGCCACGCGATCAATTTTTCCCATACCCTTTAAATCAGGTGAATATAAATCCAAACTTAAATAACGCAGGCAGACAATAA
- a CDS encoding aryl-sulfate sulfotransferase encodes MKYFLKPVVLLVMLAFYGCYQGEGIKEIKVGLHNNNVLKIQIDVLANSNTDAYIEYWPDKLADAQREATSLSKNKRNHKFVLCNIIPKTSYAYQIITVKNGAKNASKTYTFVSNDLPEWLKDQFKAKSADDKLIPKELKNGLILVNKRYSPGMAYLVDYKGRLRWYHMVDNVGFKVINFTKDKTLLSILGGNDEPTSYGSQILELNLEGDTILYLKKGQGDFKQTIHHEILKNKKGELVTLFVDQKITDLSHIGGSKQDTINGDGILVMDSKGKQVWKWSVFDSLDPFSDQSLLKTKKDWMHANSLNYDKDGNYIISFYNNGQIWKIDAKTGKVIWKFGKGGNIKMPAHTDFSQAHAVHINAEGNLMFFDNGIEKHRSGAYAFKLNEQKQSASLDMHIQLPPQIYNDRMGSAYMINKENILCCSSKRHIVVLTDRKGVLLWTMEASVPAYRGIFVTSDQLSPYLKP; translated from the coding sequence ATGAAGTACTTTTTAAAACCCGTTGTTTTACTGGTTATGCTTGCTTTTTATGGATGTTACCAAGGCGAGGGCATTAAAGAAATAAAGGTAGGATTGCACAATAACAATGTATTAAAAATACAGATTGATGTACTTGCAAATTCAAATACCGATGCTTACATAGAATACTGGCCAGACAAACTCGCAGATGCTCAGAGAGAAGCTACTTCATTGTCGAAGAATAAGCGCAACCATAAATTTGTGCTCTGCAATATTATTCCTAAAACAAGTTATGCCTATCAAATAATTACGGTAAAAAACGGAGCAAAGAATGCAAGTAAAACTTACACCTTTGTTTCTAACGATTTGCCAGAATGGCTTAAAGATCAGTTTAAGGCAAAAAGTGCGGATGATAAATTAATTCCCAAAGAACTTAAGAACGGATTAATCCTGGTGAATAAAAGGTACTCGCCTGGCATGGCTTACCTGGTCGATTATAAAGGAAGATTGAGGTGGTACCATATGGTTGACAATGTGGGTTTCAAAGTAATTAATTTTACAAAGGATAAAACTTTACTTTCCATTTTGGGCGGTAATGATGAGCCAACAAGTTATGGTAGCCAGATACTGGAGCTCAATTTAGAGGGCGACACGATTTTGTATTTGAAAAAGGGTCAGGGTGATTTCAAACAAACCATCCACCATGAAATTTTAAAAAATAAGAAAGGCGAATTGGTCACGCTTTTTGTTGATCAGAAAATAACCGATTTAAGTCACATAGGTGGTAGCAAACAAGATACGATAAATGGAGATGGTATTTTAGTGATGGACAGCAAAGGCAAGCAGGTTTGGAAATGGAGTGTATTCGATAGCCTTGATCCTTTTAGTGACCAATCTTTGTTAAAAACCAAAAAAGATTGGATGCATGCAAACAGCTTAAACTACGATAAAGACGGAAATTATATTATTTCGTTTTATAACAATGGACAAATATGGAAAATTGATGCCAAAACAGGCAAAGTAATCTGGAAATTTGGTAAAGGCGGTAACATTAAAATGCCAGCTCATACAGATTTCTCACAAGCTCATGCTGTGCACATCAATGCCGAAGGCAATTTAATGTTTTTTGATAATGGAATAGAAAAACATCGTTCGGGAGCTTACGCTTTTAAGTTAAACGAGCAGAAGCAAAGTGCAAGTTTAGATATGCATATTCAGTTACCCCCGCAAATCTATAACGATCGCATGGGAAGCGCATACATGATCAATAAAGAAAACATATTGTGCTGCAGCTCTAAAAGGCATATTGTTGTATTAACTGATAGAAAAGGGGTGTTGTTATGGACAATGGAGGCATCTGTGCCTGCATATAGAGGGATATTCGTAACTTCGGATCAATTAAGTCCTTATTTGAAACCTTAA
- a CDS encoding rhodanese-like domain-containing protein: MKTKIISIIFCSIAYLCNAQTSSTIKRKANVDFDAYEKLIPEVKAHRKGRLIDLPTFLKMAEEQGTIILDTRSDSLFKRKHVKGAIHLNFSDFTQQNLLRIIPNADTRILIYCNNNFIDDQANFASKVVVPVLIKKKIAPISLALNIPTYINLYGYGYRNVYELSELVSTRDKRITFEGTEIRNNIIKAR; the protein is encoded by the coding sequence ATGAAAACAAAAATCATTTCTATCATATTTTGTAGCATAGCATATCTATGTAATGCACAAACTTCTTCAACGATTAAAAGAAAGGCCAATGTAGATTTTGATGCTTATGAGAAACTCATCCCCGAGGTTAAAGCCCATCGCAAAGGTAGGCTCATTGATTTACCAACATTTTTAAAAATGGCGGAAGAGCAAGGCACCATTATTTTAGATACACGGTCTGATAGCCTATTTAAACGGAAACATGTTAAGGGTGCCATTCATCTAAATTTTTCTGATTTCACACAACAAAACCTATTAAGGATTATACCCAATGCGGATACCAGAATATTAATCTATTGCAATAATAATTTTATAGATGACCAGGCAAATTTCGCCAGCAAAGTAGTTGTACCTGTTTTGATAAAGAAAAAAATAGCCCCTATTTCATTGGCTTTAAATATCCCTACTTATATTAACCTATATGGCTATGGATATAGAAATGTGTATGAACTTTCTGAATTAGTAAGCACGCGAGATAAACGAATAACCTTTGAAGGGACAGAAATCAGAAATAATATTATTAAAGCACGATGA
- a CDS encoding prohibitin family protein, translating to MFLSIIGIIIIFIGFAVSSQNNLIGRYSSITKIIGVVLVIIGLSFSMFKVIDAGEVGVKTVFGKVDNEVLYSGLNVINPIAVITPFDVKTQNYTMSGVHDEGNKQTDDALRVLSADGLEVIIDLSVLFRVKGSAAPNILREIGTDYLEKIVRPVSRTAIRDNAVAYDAVALYSSKRDEFQSKIFNTIEKSFAKRGLELEQLLVRNITLPASVKASIESKINAEQDAQKMTFVLQKERQEAERKRVEAQGIADYQRILSTGLSDRQLQYESILAQKEIAKSANTKVIIMGNGKSAPIILGGN from the coding sequence ATGTTCTTAAGTATCATCGGAATTATTATCATTTTTATCGGCTTTGCGGTATCAAGCCAAAATAATCTTATTGGCCGTTATAGTAGTATCACTAAAATTATTGGTGTAGTACTCGTGATCATTGGCTTATCATTTTCCATGTTTAAAGTTATCGATGCAGGTGAGGTTGGGGTTAAAACCGTTTTTGGAAAGGTAGATAACGAAGTTTTATATAGTGGCCTGAATGTAATTAATCCTATAGCGGTAATTACGCCTTTTGATGTTAAAACACAGAACTACACCATGTCTGGCGTGCATGATGAAGGCAATAAACAAACTGATGATGCGCTACGTGTTTTATCTGCCGATGGCCTGGAGGTCATTATTGATCTCTCGGTATTATTCAGGGTAAAAGGAAGTGCCGCTCCGAATATCTTAAGGGAAATAGGTACTGATTATCTGGAAAAAATTGTTCGCCCGGTTTCCCGTACCGCCATACGCGATAACGCTGTTGCTTACGATGCTGTTGCATTGTACTCGAGCAAGCGTGACGAATTTCAATCTAAAATATTCAACACCATAGAGAAGAGTTTTGCAAAAAGAGGTTTAGAATTAGAGCAGCTCCTGGTGCGTAACATCACTCTACCAGCATCAGTAAAAGCAAGTATAGAATCTAAGATAAACGCAGAACAAGATGCACAAAAGATGACGTTTGTACTTCAAAAGGAACGCCAGGAAGCTGAACGTAAAAGAGTAGAAGCACAAGGGATTGCCGATTATCAACGTATCCTTTCAACAGGATTAAGCGATCGCCAGCTCCAATACGAGTCTATACTGGCTCAAAAAGAAATTGCAAAATCGGCCAATACCAAAGTTATTATTATGGGTAATGGCAAAAGTGCACCAATTATTTTAGGTGGAAATTAA
- a CDS encoding type II toxin-antitoxin system HigB family toxin, with amino-acid sequence MRIIAKKTLVEYYKKHSTAKASLEAWYGEVVEQDWNMPADVIKLYATADVITGKRFVFNIKGNDYRLIADIEFKLKIVFIVWIGTHANYDKINVEEVKYVKSN; translated from the coding sequence ATGCGGATTATTGCTAAAAAGACACTTGTTGAATATTACAAGAAGCACAGCACCGCCAAGGCTAGTTTAGAAGCTTGGTATGGTGAGGTTGTTGAACAAGATTGGAATATGCCTGCAGATGTAATTAAGTTGTATGCAACTGCAGACGTAATAACAGGTAAACGATTCGTATTTAACATTAAGGGTAACGATTATAGGTTGATTGCCGATATAGAATTTAAATTAAAAATTGTTTTTATAGTTTGGATTGGCACACATGCTAATTATGATAAAATTAATGTGGAGGAGGTAAAGTATGTTAAAAGTAATTAA
- a CDS encoding type II toxin-antitoxin system HigA family antitoxin, which produces MLKVIKTENEYELALEKAYLLMQKDLDLDTEQADELDLLTLLIEHYEKSHYPIAPPSPIEAIKFRLEQLGKAPSELSKILGARSRQSEILSGKRKLSLSMIRKLHEILNIPASSLIGAY; this is translated from the coding sequence ATGTTAAAAGTAATTAAAACAGAGAATGAGTATGAATTGGCTTTAGAAAAGGCCTACTTGTTGATGCAAAAAGATCTTGATTTGGATACCGAGCAAGCTGATGAATTGGATTTGTTAACCTTATTAATAGAACATTACGAAAAAAGTCATTATCCAATCGCACCTCCATCACCAATTGAAGCCATCAAATTTAGGTTAGAACAGTTGGGTAAAGCGCCAAGTGAGCTATCTAAAATTTTAGGTGCCCGCAGTCGCCAATCTGAAATATTGAGCGGTAAGCGCAAGCTCAGTTTAAGTATGATTAGAAAATTACATGAGATTTTGAATATTCCGGCCAGTAGTTTGATTGGTGCTTATTAA
- the rpsL gene encoding 30S ribosomal protein S12, giving the protein MPTIQQLVRKGRVALEFKSKSPALDSCPQRRGVCTRVYTTTPKKPNSAMRKVARVRLTNGKEVNAYIPGEGHNLQEHSIVLIRGGRVKDLPGVRYHIIRGALDTSGVAGRNQRRSKYGTKRPKPGQVVAAPTKGKKK; this is encoded by the coding sequence ATGCCAACCATTCAACAATTAGTTAGAAAAGGTAGAGTAGCACTGGAGTTCAAGAGTAAGTCTCCAGCGTTGGACAGCTGTCCACAGCGAAGAGGTGTATGTACACGTGTGTACACCACTACCCCTAAAAAACCAAACTCAGCAATGCGTAAAGTAGCCCGTGTTCGTTTAACGAACGGTAAAGAGGTTAATGCATACATTCCTGGAGAAGGTCACAACTTACAGGAGCACTCAATCGTATTGATCCGTGGTGGTCGTGTTAAAGATTTACCAGGTGTACGTTACCACATTATCCGTGGTGCATTAGATACATCAGGTGTAGCTGGTCGTAACCAACGTCGTTCTAAATATGGTACTAAACGTCCTAAACCAGGACAGGTAGTTGCGGCACCAACAAAAGGTAAAAAGAAATAA
- the rpsG gene encoding 30S ribosomal protein S7, translating to MRKSKPKKRIILPDPKFNDIQVTRFVNNMMYDGKKSIAYSIFYDAVEIAEKKAGENGLEIFKRALTNIMPAVEVKSRRVGGANFQVPTEVRPERKTALGMKWLILYARKRGEKTMKEKLAGEIVAAAKGEGAAVKKKEDTHKMAEANKAFSHFRF from the coding sequence ATGAGAAAGTCAAAACCAAAAAAGAGAATTATTCTTCCTGATCCAAAATTTAATGATATTCAGGTAACTCGTTTTGTAAACAATATGATGTACGATGGAAAAAAATCTATCGCTTATTCTATTTTTTACGATGCTGTTGAAATTGCTGAGAAAAAAGCAGGTGAAAACGGTTTAGAGATATTTAAACGTGCTTTAACTAACATTATGCCAGCTGTAGAGGTTAAATCTCGTCGTGTTGGTGGTGCTAACTTCCAGGTTCCAACTGAGGTTAGACCAGAGCGTAAAACAGCTTTAGGTATGAAATGGTTAATTTTATACGCTCGTAAACGTGGCGAAAAAACCATGAAAGAGAAATTAGCTGGTGAAATCGTAGCTGCTGCTAAAGGCGAAGGTGCTGCTGTTAAGAAAAAAGAAGATACGCATAAAATGGCTGAGGCTAACAAAGCGTTCTCTCACTTCAGATTCTAG
- the fusA gene encoding elongation factor G, whose product MARDLKFTRNIGIAAHIDAGKTTTTERILYYAGVSHKIGEVHEGAATMDWMAQEQERGITITSAATTVEWKYRGQAYHMNIIDTPGHVDFTVEVNRSLRVLDGLVFLFSAVDGVEPQSETNWRLANNYNVARIGFVNKMDRSGADFLKVVKQVKDMLGSNAVPLQLPIGAEDGFKGVVDLINNRGIVWNEHDKGMTFTEVPIPDDMLDEVAEWREKLLESVADYDESLMEKFFEDPNSITEREILDALRAAVLDAKIVPMVCGSSFKNKGVQTMLDYVMELLPSPLDSEGVTGLNPDTGAEVLLKPSINEPFAALAFKIATDPFVGRLCFIRVYSGNLEAGSYVYNTRSENKERISRIFQMHANKQNPVPNVAAGDIAAVVGFKDIKTGDTLCDEKNPIILESMNFPEPVIGLAIEPKTQADVDKLGMGLAKLAEEDPTFRVQTDQETGQTVISGMGELHLDILIDRLKREFKVEVNQGAPQVAYKEAIFGTTTHRETYKKQSGGRGKFADISVVISPIDADFEKGGLQFVNEITGGSIPREFIPSVEKGFAASMANGVLAGYPLPDMKVRLTDGSFHAVDSDALSFELAAKMAYREALPKCKPTLMEPIMKIEILTPEENMGDVIGDMNRRRGQLLGMDTRNGSQVIKATVPLSEMFGYVTQLRTITSGRATSTMEFDHYEAAPKNVQDEVVAKSKGRVKSED is encoded by the coding sequence ATGGCAAGAGATTTAAAATTTACAAGAAATATTGGAATCGCGGCTCACATTGATGCAGGTAAAACTACAACAACTGAGCGTATTCTTTATTATGCTGGTGTAAGTCATAAAATTGGTGAAGTACACGAAGGTGCTGCAACAATGGACTGGATGGCACAAGAGCAAGAACGTGGTATCACGATCACTTCTGCTGCAACTACGGTTGAGTGGAAATACAGAGGTCAGGCTTACCACATGAACATTATCGATACACCAGGACACGTTGATTTTACCGTAGAGGTAAACCGCTCGTTACGTGTATTAGATGGTTTAGTGTTCTTGTTTTCTGCAGTTGATGGTGTTGAGCCTCAATCAGAAACCAACTGGCGTTTGGCTAACAACTATAATGTTGCCCGTATCGGTTTCGTTAACAAAATGGACCGTTCTGGAGCCGACTTCTTAAAAGTTGTTAAACAAGTAAAAGATATGTTGGGTAGTAATGCAGTTCCATTGCAATTACCTATCGGTGCTGAAGACGGATTTAAAGGTGTGGTTGATTTAATTAACAACCGTGGTATTGTTTGGAATGAGCATGATAAAGGTATGACCTTTACTGAAGTGCCTATCCCAGATGATATGTTGGATGAGGTTGCTGAGTGGAGAGAGAAATTACTAGAATCAGTTGCTGATTATGATGAGTCTTTAATGGAGAAATTCTTTGAAGATCCAAACTCAATCACTGAGCGCGAAATTTTAGATGCTTTGCGTGCAGCTGTTTTAGATGCTAAAATCGTTCCTATGGTTTGTGGTTCATCTTTCAAAAACAAAGGTGTTCAAACCATGTTGGATTACGTGATGGAATTATTGCCTTCACCTCTTGATTCAGAAGGTGTAACAGGTCTTAATCCAGATACAGGTGCTGAAGTTTTATTAAAACCAAGTATCAATGAGCCATTTGCAGCTTTAGCATTTAAAATTGCAACTGACCCATTTGTAGGCCGTTTATGTTTTATCCGTGTTTATTCAGGTAACCTGGAAGCAGGTTCTTACGTTTATAATACCCGTTCAGAAAACAAAGAACGTATTTCCCGTATCTTCCAAATGCATGCTAACAAGCAAAACCCTGTGCCAAATGTGGCTGCTGGTGATATTGCTGCGGTAGTTGGATTTAAAGATATCAAAACTGGTGATACACTTTGTGATGAGAAAAATCCAATCATTCTTGAATCAATGAACTTCCCTGAGCCAGTTATCGGTTTAGCTATTGAGCCTAAAACTCAAGCTGACGTTGATAAATTGGGTATGGGCTTAGCTAAATTGGCTGAAGAAGATCCTACATTCAGAGTTCAAACTGATCAGGAAACTGGTCAAACGGTTATCTCTGGTATGGGTGAGTTACACTTAGATATTTTAATTGACCGTTTAAAACGCGAATTTAAAGTAGAGGTTAACCAAGGTGCGCCACAAGTAGCTTACAAAGAAGCTATTTTCGGTACAACAACACACCGTGAAACATATAAGAAACAATCAGGTGGTCGTGGTAAATTTGCTGATATTTCAGTAGTTATCTCACCAATTGATGCTGATTTCGAAAAAGGTGGTTTACAGTTCGTAAACGAAATTACTGGTGGTTCAATTCCTCGTGAATTTATCCCTTCAGTAGAAAAAGGTTTTGCTGCATCTATGGCGAATGGCGTATTAGCAGGATATCCACTTCCTGATATGAAAGTTCGTTTAACAGATGGTTCATTCCACGCGGTCGATTCAGATGCTTTATCATTTGAGCTTGCAGCTAAAATGGCATATCGCGAGGCTTTACCTAAATGTAAACCTACTTTGATGGAGCCAATCATGAAAATCGAAATCTTAACCCCTGAAGAAAACATGGGTGATGTGATCGGTGATATGAACCGTCGTCGTGGTCAATTATTAGGTATGGATACCCGTAATGGATCTCAGGTAATTAAAGCTACTGTGCCACTTTCTGAAATGTTTGGTTATGTAACGCAGTTACGTACAATCACTTCAGGCCGTGCAACTTCTACAATGGAATTTGACCACTATGAAGCTGCGCCTAAAAACGTACAGGATGAAGTAGTTGCTAAATCTAAAGGAAGAGTAAAATCTGAAGACTAG
- the rpsJ gene encoding 30S ribosomal protein S10, whose product MSQRIRIKLKSYDYNLVDKSAEKIVKTVKPTGAVVSGPIPLPTEKKIFTVLRSPHVNKKAREQFQLCAYKRLLDIYSSNSKTVDALMKLELPSGVEVEIKV is encoded by the coding sequence ATGAGCCAAAGAATCAGAATTAAATTAAAATCTTACGATTACAACTTAGTAGATAAATCTGCTGAGAAAATCGTAAAAACTGTTAAACCTACGGGTGCAGTTGTAAGTGGACCAATTCCACTTCCTACAGAGAAAAAAATCTTTACTGTTTTACGTTCTCCACACGTAAACAAAAAAGCTAGAGAGCAATTCCAATTATGCGCTTACAAACGTTTATTGGATATTTATAGCTCTAACTCTAAAACAGTTGATGCTTTAATGAAACTTGAATTACCTAGCGGTGTTGAAGTTGAAATCAAAGTTTAA
- a CDS encoding YtxH domain-containing protein, producing the protein MGLLKYAILGAAAVYGFKYATKKRATDGKSLIDDFKEKAPGYVDKVKNYSEKIRQDYRQTSDLY; encoded by the coding sequence ATGGGACTATTAAAATATGCCATTTTAGGCGCAGCAGCCGTATATGGCTTTAAATATGCCACAAAAAAGCGGGCAACTGATGGAAAGTCGTTAATTGATGACTTTAAGGAAAAAGCTCCAGGATACGTGGATAAGGTTAAGAATTATTCTGAAAAAATAAGACAGGATTATCGGCAAACAAGCGATTTGTATTAA
- a CDS encoding deoxyguanosinetriphosphate triphosphohydrolase: protein MEWKYLLSNKRYGQEQYGASTDRARSDFQRDYDRLIFSSPFRRLQNKTQVFPLPGSVFVHNRLTHSLEVASVARSMANIFLKSVEEHQPQLIKDVPLINEVGNIVAAAALAHDLGNPAFGHSGEAAISRYFTDGDGKVYQKEMNKSQWHDLINFEGNANAIRILTHPLKGKGNDAYALTYSTLASIAKYPCASIAGKQKGLLHRKKYGFFQSEEETFKKIATELHLEKEENEYVIYKRHPLVYLVEAADDICYSIIDLEDAHRLKILSYEEVKHYLLPFANSTTIEDRLKNDYEDDDAKIGLLRAKAINTLTNQCATIFFREQEKLLMGELNHSLTDLLPEPYISAWKAVEKISVERIYNFSSVIQKEVAGYKIMAGLLEEFVPALIHNNTHYYKKLVKLIPKQYHTDLTDIYSIIQSVLDFVSGMTDLYAVDLYRNIKGISFPSET from the coding sequence ATGGAGTGGAAATATTTACTTTCGAATAAGAGATACGGACAAGAGCAATATGGTGCCAGCACAGATCGGGCACGTTCAGATTTTCAGCGTGATTATGACCGGTTGATTTTTTCGTCTCCTTTTAGGAGGTTGCAAAATAAAACCCAGGTTTTCCCATTGCCAGGAAGTGTATTTGTACATAACCGCTTAACGCATAGTTTAGAGGTTGCCAGTGTAGCCCGCTCAATGGCAAATATATTTTTAAAAAGTGTAGAAGAACATCAGCCCCAACTGATTAAAGATGTTCCTTTAATTAATGAAGTAGGTAATATAGTAGCTGCCGCTGCACTGGCGCACGATTTAGGAAACCCGGCCTTTGGGCATTCAGGAGAAGCAGCGATCTCGCGATATTTTACCGATGGCGATGGGAAAGTTTATCAGAAAGAAATGAATAAATCGCAGTGGCACGATTTAATTAATTTTGAAGGTAATGCAAATGCCATCCGGATTCTTACCCATCCGTTAAAAGGAAAAGGAAACGATGCCTACGCCTTAACCTATTCTACTTTGGCTTCGATTGCAAAATATCCTTGCGCCTCAATTGCTGGTAAGCAAAAGGGTTTGCTGCACCGAAAGAAATATGGTTTCTTTCAATCAGAAGAAGAAACTTTCAAAAAGATCGCAACCGAACTTCATTTAGAGAAAGAAGAGAACGAATACGTCATTTACAAACGCCACCCTTTGGTTTATCTGGTAGAAGCTGCCGATGATATCTGCTATAGCATCATTGATTTGGAAGATGCACACCGCCTGAAAATCCTTTCTTACGAAGAAGTAAAGCATTACCTGTTGCCTTTTGCCAATTCGACTACGATAGAAGACCGATTGAAGAACGATTATGAAGACGATGATGCCAAAATTGGTCTGCTCCGGGCCAAAGCGATTAATACCTTAACAAACCAATGTGCAACCATATTTTTCAGGGAACAAGAAAAATTACTAATGGGTGAACTTAACCATAGTTTAACCGATTTACTGCCCGAACCCTATATCTCAGCCTGGAAAGCCGTGGAGAAAATTTCAGTTGAGCGCATTTATAACTTCTCGTCAGTAATACAGAAAGAGGTTGCTGGCTACAAAATTATGGCTGGCTTATTAGAAGAGTTTGTCCCTGCACTTATTCATAACAATACACACTATTATAAAAAACTGGTTAAACTGATCCCTAAACAATATCATACCGATTTGACCGATATTTATTCTATCATACAGAGTGTATTGGATTTTGTTTCCGGCATGACAGATTTGTACGCGGTTGATTTATACCGTAATATTAAAGGAATATCCTTTCCTTCAGAAACCTAA
- a CDS encoding gliding motility-associated C-terminal domain-containing protein: MRKISYLFVLLLLMFLGRKVNAQSLPYVVNSASGSGQINNQLYDFSIGEMTLVQTYQAGNNILTQGFLQPFLIIQTTAEVAIVNNILTPNGDGKNDFFVVKGLEKYPNNKLSIFDRGGRLIYATQSYQNNWDGNFNGKPLTEDTYYYMLDLGADGSIKGFISILYKK, encoded by the coding sequence ATGAGAAAAATATCCTATTTGTTTGTTCTCCTGCTGTTGATGTTTTTAGGGAGAAAGGTAAATGCGCAAAGTTTGCCCTATGTGGTTAATTCGGCCAGTGGCAGTGGTCAGATTAACAATCAATTATACGATTTCAGTATAGGAGAAATGACTCTCGTGCAAACTTATCAGGCTGGCAACAATATATTGACTCAAGGTTTTTTACAACCCTTTTTGATTATACAGACCACAGCCGAAGTAGCCATTGTAAATAATATTCTTACTCCAAACGGAGATGGAAAAAACGATTTTTTTGTAGTTAAGGGCTTAGAAAAGTATCCGAACAACAAATTATCCATTTTTGATAGGGGAGGAAGGTTAATTTATGCTACCCAAAGTTACCAGAACAACTGGGATGGCAACTTTAACGGGAAGCCACTAACGGAGGATACCTATTATTATATGCTCGATTTAGGTGCAGATGGATCTATTAAAGGGTTTATATCAATCTTATATAAAAAATAG